The following proteins are co-located in the Carassius auratus strain Wakin chromosome 7, ASM336829v1, whole genome shotgun sequence genome:
- the znf638 gene encoding zinc finger protein 638 isoform X3 produces the protein MIKSNKKLNSQDGASNAIRSNNVNKQANSLALFSQPNTFNSFSLFLESCVPPVALRHFGSLPLLGPASLQLAQIKTQLALHQLNAIAGTSVPPPPITFPALTLLNLLKVTMSHPLYNPRGGPFSSGQRPVGQRPVVPGQYGLGSQPRMELGAARLGPGSISGARGGLMVNQPLSLGQRQAQISPDLEAAIDRNLRGAREEVRLLTQMLHQPKKTDPRLREDARDEALPSGSGFSGTSRSDEVDWSLYQAPGKLISSSSLDRPSSSSQLFPSASFVGGSSGLDSQPPPEKRPSRYTSESASSLLASFGLSNEDLELLSHYPDDQLTPDNLPFILRDIRMRKAKRDVDARSEYNKVIDYGHSRKNDYPDETPDGFASKHLPKESPKFVREVSGPPFIGMDITKPPPPCQPAPSPVQVPKLQKPPPVDPRPSKTIPARPSASQPVLQPPSRPPLPLQIPPQLGVLPMMTVDDISRSLNPNWIPFLSPAISAPAMKRLPTPTMMNDYSAATPRIFPHTCSLCNIECVQIKDWLEHQNTNLHIESCRRLRKQYPDWNVESVPVSRPEPKTEHSRSKRHTRSHSYSRSPSPKRHHESSSRRKRSRSRSRSRSSSRSRSSRRYRRSRSHSRSPHRKSRSSPYRRRTRSPPSHRSRSPGYSRRSPVRRSSPRRSSPSWQQRSSSSERLAMKLISSTEFSSIADSSTLKAVVKSLAPALLAELAKKKSSSTASSSKGSSSSSSWKRPPSPKRAEYSKSSRSSTSKSSSTPRPRPKDAPGTSCLLRLIGVPHGTTSKELTDAIEPFGKIYTAILLKAIREASVCMEREEDAKALLNYKNLMIRGQFVKVCMEKDARDDDDDGRKSVKTEKPVKKKEVTTTTEPTQSAKVKGADPVKAPQTAKAKDVTGSKTSQVTKGKPSDPKKTVQTAKAKPLAKGSETAVAKKLVKKEVPWRKNIIEITNLPEEGVTEDDLTNLAKPYGFSATPLIAINQKKAYLQMPNTETVEAMVKACSETPAKVQDKEITVKMMMQPIDLNYTESVFRVLMDMEKSPEIITLPERLLIVGNVPKTLGAIKEVETIIKRHGTFKKVLPLNGRIIFEMENANTARALFTRFLKIRCVVQNSALSFQLARPVKFKKKTEAKGANPPDTTIKKTNIVKAQKVVAASTAGPPVPKDKAPKTTASTAAKKDEIIIISDSEVSLNESVADEKMNIDTAATKVTAVPEDNTVDGSANAETTTTENKAEKDTQDVNETLMETPETESVIKEDEAASLVPTAESEIVNKKLEVESSVSSSGSAGSAESGKAEFKVESSVPAESADSVTSPNTEPEGGSTVLASESGKTELEVASAVSTSEPAVSVESAEEEHELASISIDSTDQTGTLLKKDNQNVLQADDVPKELVPTSVEESKTDNSKLEEDNNVDSKSEMEIVASTVSSEETAVEAMETQSPEDPTKGIDIKDDVLETDKLKIEDKGQTNDLKPTEPLEMDINPQSSNDNEPVGENVPAADLPSTSDQTVSNSSVTVTCASKSPQPVLEPIQIDDDSLDFPPVTQEILKALELAVHQCRLQSSLKRAEEEARQNAEMEKKVAEKKTAKGPSSSKKPAQATKKTTQAESKKIQNEKEKKSPNSGSKSKPADTSSPEKEPMSRFRSRGNSEEEGPSTRRGGSSGSSSSRRSRRESTPPSKRLRGHDIDHRVSKNSQPSRSQSKTRTAEKENSEEPFPFNIDEFVTVDEVGDDAEETGVSNTESSVKDEKIKDKPDSNAVVSPIAESDSGDQTKQTDDIVGCESADKTEASIEETTPAVEVVAPLKPEEQESQEESADKPLGTDRMETAADNETTEPCTVAESASASMDSNVETMKEDPDIGNLDEFVPSKSVSSSPSQKGPCPPTSAETLEKSDDFDPEEPETSALMMDNNVEATLNSESPSHDAMVTLDEVSEMEEDFPDETNEEQHSKADEVPETLVTVDEVGDDEMGCEEYQLDKELEGLVTLDEIVDEEEEFDSFNPETLVTLDEAKGDDEEIEEVEHSEDKPTTPTPVIPEEPVKSPSQEEHVCDLEELRKMNFVTVDEVGEEEEEQPPSEDVKEVKQVKKRATRAKKKTPQAPVRRSTRGKRGATKMAEEAEEPETNVECEPEAGASVSKSPPAAVESMDLNVKPEKHKAETVKVPESSTAEVSSGPEEDRTRTEDNDNSKSEDVSKQRQEKEPTQEPEAKKARSDSPVIEDFTMPPFNPNKPVGLDFVVPKMGFFCRICSVFYGNEETTKRNHCCTLKHYQNMENYYKNLKSQKQGDCSTQTTLSHSSASNE, from the exons CTTTTCATTGTTCTTGGAAAGTTGTGTGCCCCCTGTTGCATTGAGGCATTTTGGGAGTCTGCCGCTTTTAGGCCCCGCCTCCCTTCAGTTGGCACAGATAAAGACTCAGTTGGCACTGCACCAGCTAAATGCAATTGCTGGCACAAGTGTCCCTCCGCCTCCAATTACTTTCCCTGCTTTGACCTTGCTCAACTTGCTCAAGGTCACCATGTCGCATCCTTTATATAATCCCCGTGGAGGGCCATTTTCCAGTGGTCAGAGACCCGTCGGTCAGAGACCCGTTGTGCCTGGCCAGTATGGTCTTGGGTCACAGCCTCGAATGGAGCTAGGGGCAGCCCGTCTTGGCCCGGGTTCCATATCCGGTGCTCGCGGGGGACTGATGGTCAACCAGCCCCTCTCACTGGGACAGCGCCAGGCTCAGATTTCCCCAGATCTTGAAGCCGCCATAGACAGGAACCTTCGGGGAGCCCGCGAGGAAGTTCGTCTTCTCACTCAAATGCTCCATCAACCCAAAAAAACAGATCCCCGTCTGAGAGAGGATGCAAGGGATGAAGCGCTTCCATCCGGCAGCGGCTTTTCAGGGACTTCGCGATCTGATGAAGTGGACTGGTCCTTATACCAAGCCCCAGGCAAACTCATTTCATCTTCAAGTTTGGACCGTCCTTCCAGTTCTTCACAGCTGTTCCCATCTGCAAGTTTTGTTGGAGGATCAAGTGGTTTGGACAGCCAGCCTCCGCCAGAAAAGCGGCCTTCACGCTACACCTCTGAAAGTGCCAGCAGCCTCCTAGCAAGTTTTGGACTCTCCAACGAGGACCTAGAACTTCTGAGCCACTATCCAGATGATCAGCTGACCCCCGACAACCTGCCGTTTATTTTACGAGACATCCGAATGCGTAAAGCCAAGAGGGACGTTGATGCGAGATCGGAATACAACAAAGTTATTGACTATGGACATTCTAGAAAAAATGACTATCCAGACGAGACTCCAGATGGATTTGCAAGTAAACACCTTCCTAAAGAGTCACCAAAGTTTGTGAGGGAGGTCTCTGGACCACCCTTCATTGGCATGGACATCACAAAGCCTCCTCCGCCGTGTCAGCCAGCTCCAAGCCCTGTGCAAGTTCCAAAGCTTCAGAAACCTCCGCCTGTAGATCCGAGACCCTCCAAGACGATTCCAGCGAGACCATCTGCTTCCCAGCCTGTTCTGCAGCCTCCCAGTCGACCTCCTCTACCTCTACAGATACCGCCTCAACTTGGTGTTCTTCCTATGATGACCGTTGACGACATCTCCAGAAGTCTGAATCCCAACTGGATCCCGTTCCTTTCACCTGCAATCAGCGCGCCTGCCATGAAGAGGCTTCCAACGCCGACCATGATGAACGATTACTCCGCAGCTACACCAAGAATCTTTCCTCATACATGCTCTCTATGTAACATTGAATGTGTCCAGATTAAG GACTGGCTTGAGCATCAGAATACAAATCTTCACATTGAGAGTTGTAGACGTCTTAGGAAACA ATATCCTGACTGGAATGTTGAGTCTGTCCCCGTTTCAAG ACCTGAGCCAAAAACAGAACACAGCAGATCAAAGCGTCACACTCGATCGCACTCATACTCCAGATCCCCCAGTCCAAAGCGGCACCATGAATCCTCAAGCCGACGTAAGCGATCCCGTTCACGCTCCCGCTCCCGATCCAGTTCTCGATCCCGAAGCTCTAGAAGGTACCGGCGTTCCAGAAGTCACAGCCGGTCCCCCCATAGGAAGTCTCGAAGCAGTCCTTACAGACGGAGGACCCGTAGTCCACCATCTCATCGGTCAAGGTCTCCAGGTTACAGTAGGCGCTCTCCTGTACGCCGTTCGAGCCCCCGTCGTTCGAGCCCATCCTGGCAACAGAGATCTAGCAGTAGTGAACGATTGGCCATGAAACTCATTTCATCAA CTGAGTTTTCTTCAATCGCAGACAGTAGTACTTTGAAGGCTGTTGTGAAGTCCTTGGCACCAGCCCTGCTAGCTGAGCTAGCAAAGAAGAAAAGTAGTTCCACTGCTTCCTCATCAAAGGGAAGCAGTAGCAGCAGTAGCTGGAAACGGCCGCCCTCTCCTAAGAGAGCGGAGTACTCCAAGTCAAGCAGGAGCTCCACCTCAAAGTCCTCCAGCACTCCAAGG CCAAGGCCCAAGGATGCCCCTGGCACATCCTGTTTGTTGAGGCTCATTGGAGTTCCTCATGGGACTACAAGCAAAGAACTGACTGATGCCATCGAGCCTTTTGGCAAGATTTATACTGCCATCCTTCTCAAGGCAATTAGAGAG GCCTCGGTGTGTATGGAGAGAGAGGAGGATGCCAAAGCTTTGCTCAACTATAAGAACCTGATGATTCGTGGACAGTTTGTTAAAGTCTGCATGGAGAAG GATGcaagagatgatgatgatgatgggagaAAATCTGTTAAGACCGAAAAACCTGTTAAGAA AAAAGAGGTGACTACAACAACAGAACCAACCCAATCAGCAAAAGTAAAGGGTGCAGACCCAGTTAAGGCACCTCAGACAGCAAAAGCAAAAGATGTGACCGGATCCAAGACGTCTCAAGTGACCAAGGGAAAACCGAGCGACCCCAAAAAGACTGTTCAGACAGCTAAAGCTAAACCCCTTGCTAAGGGTTCAG AGACAGCAGTTGCAAAGAAATTGGTGAAGAAg gAAGTACCCTGGAGAAAAAATATAATTGAGATTACAAATCTTCCAGAGGAGGGGGTTACTGAGGATGACCTCACCAACCTTGCTAAACCATATGGCTTCAGTGCAACTCCTCTCATagcaatcaatcaaaaaaag gCGTATCTGCAGATGCCCAACACAGAGACAGTTGAAGCAATGGTGAAGGCCTGCTCTGAGACCCCAGCTAAAGTACAAGACAAGGAGATCACTGTTAAGATGATGATGCAACCTATTGACCTGAATTACACT GAGTCAGTATTCAGAGTGCTAATGGACATGGAGAAATCACCT GAAATCATCACATTGCCAGAACGCCTTCTCATTGTTGGCAATGTGCCAAAAACACTTGGGGCAATCAAGGAAGTAGAGACCATAATTAAACGCCATGGTACCTTCAAGAAAGTTTTGCCACTTAATGGCAGG ATTATTTTTGAGATGGAGAATGCTAATACCGCAAGGGCTCTCTTCACTCGCTTCCTCAAGATTCGATGTGTGGTCCAGAACAGTGCCCTTAGCTTCCAACTAGCCAGACCAGTCAAG tttaaaaaGAAGACTGAAGCAAAAGG AGCAAACCCTCCtgatacaacaataaaaaaaacgaaTATCGTCAAAGCCCAAAAGGTAGTAGCTGCATCTACTGCAGGTCCACCTGTCCCAAAAGACAAAGCTCCCAAAACTACTGCTAGTACTGCAGCTAAAAaagatgaaattattattataagcgATAGTGAAGTAAGTTTGAATGAAAGTGTTGCTGATGAAAAGATGAATATTGATACAGCTGCAACTAAAGTTACTGCAGTTCCCGAAGACAATACAGTTGATGGGTCTGCTAATGCAGAAACAACTACTACTGAGAATAAAGCAGAGAAGGATACCCAAGATGTTAATGAAACTCTCATGGAGACCCCTGAAACCGAATCTGTGATAAAAGAGGATGAAGCTGCATCCTTAGTTCCCACGGCTGAATCTGAGATTGTGAATAAGAAGCTTGAAGTTGAGTCCTCCGTTTCCTCTTCAGGATCTGCCGGTTCGGCTGAGTCTGGGAAAGCGGAGTTTAAAGTTGAATCATCAGTGCCTGCAGAATCTGCTGATTCAGTTACATCTCCAAACACAGAGCCTGAAGGTGGATCCACAGTTCTTGCTTCAGAATCTGGAAAAACAGAGCTTGAGGTTGCATCGGCTGTTTCCACTTCAGAGCCTGCAGTTTCAGTGGAGTCTGCAGAAGAAGAGCATGAATTGGCTTCCATTTCAATCGACTCGACCGATCAAACAGGAACATTGCTTAAGAAAGACAATCAGAATGTCCTGCAGGCTGACGATGTTCCCAAAGAACTGGTTCCTACATCTGTGGAAGAAAGCAAAACTGACAATTCAAAGTTAGAAGAAGACAATAATGTTGACTCCAAGTCAGAAATGGAGATTGTTGCTTCAACTGTTAGCAGTGAGGAAACTGCAGTAGAGGCTATGGAGACCCAGAGTCCAGAAGATCCTACCAAAGGCATTGATATCAAAGATGATGTTTTAGAAACTGACAAGCTCAAGATTGAAGACAAGGGACAAACTAATGACTTGAAACCAACTGAACCTTTAGAGATGGACATAAATCCTCAGTCTAGTAATGATAATGAACCTGTTGGAGAGAATGTCCCTGCAGCTGACCTACCCTCCACTTCTGATCAAACGGTCAGTAATTCATCTGTCACAGTTACATGTGCCTCAAAAAGTCCTCAACCGGTGCTTGAGCCCATCCAGATTGATGACGATTCTCTGGACTTTCCTCCGGTTACACAGGAGATTTTAAAGGCCCTTGAATTAGCTGTCCATCAATGTCGCTTACAGTCTTCACTAAAACGTGCTGAAGAAGAAGCCAGACAGAAtgcagaaatggagaaaaaagttGCAGAGAAGAAAACCGCAAAAGGTCCGTCAAGCTCAAAGAAGCCTGCTCAAGCTACGAAGAAGACCACTCAAGCTGAGAGTAAAAAGATTCAGAACGAGAAAGAGAAAAAGTCTCCAAATTCTGGGTCAAAGAGTAAGCCTGCAGACACCTCGTCCCCAGAGAAAGAGCCAATGTCTAGATTCAGGAGCAGGGGTAATTCTGAAGAAGAGGGCCCTAGCACCAGACGTGGGGGATCCTCTGGGTCCTCCTCCTCCCGGAGGAGCAGGCGGGAGTCCACTCCTCCATCAAAGCGTTTAAGGGGGCATGATATTGATCACAGG GTGAGCAAAAACTCACAGCCTTCAAGAAGTCAATCAAAAACAAGGACGGCTGAAAAG GAAAACAGTGAGGAACCGTTTCCATTTAACATTGATGAGTTTGTGACCGTTGATGAAGTAGGGGATGATGCAGAGGAGACTGGGGTCTCAAATACTGAGTCATCGGTCAAGGATGAGAAGATTAAGGATAAACCCGATTCCAACGCTGTAGTCTCTCCTATTGCGGAGTCCGATTCAGGTGATCAAACGAAACAAACCGACGACATTGTTGGTTGTGAATCTGCAGATAAAACAGAAGCCAGTATTGAAGAAACCACACCAGCTGTAGAAGTTGTTGCACCTCTAAAGCCAGAAGAGCAAGAGTCTCAGGAAGAGAGTGCTGATAAACCACTGGGAACTGATAGGATGGAAACTGCTGCTGACAACGAGACAACAGAGCCTTGTACTGTAGCAGAAAGTGCTTCAGCATCAATGGACAGCAATGTTGAGACCATGAAAGAAGACCCTGACATTGGGAACTTGGATGAATTCGTGCCAAGCAAGTCAGTTTCTTCCTCTCCTTCACAGAAGGGACCCTGCCCACCAACGTCTGCAGAAACTTTAGAGAAATCAGACGATTTCGATCCCGAGGAGCCTGAAACCTCTGCCCTAATGATGGACAATAATGTTGAGGCAACTCTGAACTCTGAAAGTCCATCCCATGATGCGATGGTCACTCTTGATGAGGTCAGTGAGATGGAGGAAGATTTTCCCGATGAAACAAATGAGGAACAGCATTCGAAGGCTGATGAAGTGCCTGAGACACTTGTAACGGTTGATGAGGTTGGAGATGATGAAATGGGGTGTGAAGAATACCAGTTGGACAAAGAACTCGAAGGCTTAGTTACATTGGATGAGATTGTTGACGAAGAGGAGGAGTTTGATTCATTCAATCCTGag ACTCTTGTAACCCTGGATGAGGCCAAGGGTGACGATGAGGAGATTGAGGAAGTGGAGCATAGTGAAGACAAGCCAACTACCCCAACACCAGTCATACCAGAAGAGCCTGTGAAATCACCAAGCCAAGAAGAGCATGTCTGTGACCTTGAAGAGCTCCGCAAGATGAACTTTGTAACTGTGGACGAAGttggggaggaggaagaggaacaaCCACCCAGCGAAGATGTCAAAGAGGTGAAACAAGTTAAAAAGAGAGCAACAAGGGCCAAAAAGAAAACTCCCCAGGCCCCAG TAAGGAGATCCACAAGAGGTAAAAGAGGAGCGACAAAGATGGCTGAAGAAGCAGAGGAGCCCGAGACGAATGTGGAGTGTGAACCAGAGGCAGGTGCTTCTGTAAGCAAGAGTCCTCCTGCAGCTGTCGAATCCATGGATCTCAATGTTAAGCCAGAAAAGCACAAGGCTGAAACCGTGAAAGTTCCTGAATCATCGACTGCAGAGGTCTCCTCAGGGCCAGAAGAGGACAGGACGAGAACTGAAGATAATGACAACTCTAAGTCAGAAG ATGTGTCGAAGCAACGGCAGGAGAAGGAGCCGACTCAGGAACCAGAGGCTAAGAAAGCCCGCTCTGATTCCCCTGTGATTGAAGACTTCACCATGCCGCCGTTTAACCCAAACAAACCTGTTG GGCTTGATTTTGTGGTACCCAAGATGGGTTTCTTCTGCAGAATCTGCTCTGTATTTTATGGCAATGAGGAAACTACTAAGAGAAATCACTGTTGTACCCTAAAGCATTACCAGAACATGGAG AATTACTACAAGAATCTCAAGTCTCAGAAGCAGGGTGATTGCTCAACACAGACAACACTCAGTCATAGTTCTGCTTCTAATGAATAG